One segment of Desulfosudis oleivorans Hxd3 DNA contains the following:
- a CDS encoding nitroreductase family protein, translated as MRKKEEALSPLGSYEPGMEWNPVEKTIMERRSIRKFKKDPVPATLIRRVLEAGRFAPSAGNQQPWKFVVITSPEIIAAMDKDAAMVTRFFLFFLGYVNHTGIRRAISKFLAHVFAFRLFSNEMHPAPYGAMRQAALGKTPYWHNAPVVILILMDRRGVSDPAVDVGVAGQNMVLAAHSLGLGTCWVGFTKLLTYLPWWKKRFNVTYPYVLKESIALGWPASKADGEVVREVHLVDWYEGGINDKPRTERQGE; from the coding sequence ATGCGCAAAAAAGAAGAAGCCCTTTCCCCTTTGGGCAGCTACGAGCCGGGCATGGAGTGGAACCCGGTGGAAAAGACCATCATGGAGCGGCGCAGTATCCGGAAGTTTAAAAAAGATCCTGTGCCGGCCACCCTGATCCGGCGGGTTCTGGAGGCGGGCCGGTTTGCGCCCTCGGCAGGTAACCAGCAGCCCTGGAAGTTTGTGGTGATCACCAGCCCCGAGATCATTGCCGCCATGGACAAAGACGCGGCCATGGTGACCCGGTTTTTTCTGTTTTTTCTGGGGTATGTCAACCACACCGGCATTCGCCGGGCCATCTCCAAATTTCTGGCCCATGTTTTTGCCTTTCGCCTGTTTTCCAACGAGATGCACCCGGCCCCTTACGGCGCCATGCGCCAGGCGGCCCTGGGCAAAACCCCCTACTGGCACAACGCGCCCGTGGTCATCCTCATTCTGATGGATCGGCGCGGGGTCTCCGACCCGGCCGTGGACGTGGGCGTGGCCGGCCAGAACATGGTGCTGGCGGCCCACAGCCTGGGCCTGGGCACCTGCTGGGTGGGGTTTACCAAGCTTCTGACCTACCTGCCCTGGTGGAAAAAAAGGTTTAACGTCACATATCCCTATGTTTTAAAAGAGAGCATTGCCCTTGGCTGGCCCGCCTCAAAAGCCGACGGCGAGGTGGTGCGGGAGGTCCATCTGGTGGACTGGTACGAGGGCGGAATCAACGACAAACCCAGAACAGAGCGGCAGGGAGAGTAA
- a CDS encoding FadR/GntR family transcriptional regulator, whose translation MGQRFKAVVNSLMRDIFSNKLAPGDKLAAERELSKKMDIDRTSLRIALKQLEALGVLEIRQGDGIYVKDYMKNAGLDFLRLLFLQEEKEGEGPVIDEYIIDEAMEFWVEFMPLMVKVALRRITPLHIKRFVDTFNNELEVIGDREKVVESELLQQEMVAEATDNLLFLLLSNTTRPLRKKFLEIFVSQLDKETMRRHVEFKRALLRSDLATDPRGPEVISEGYKKMMIYYRDVARKSWQVTPEDDKLVKQFMASVDAGQA comes from the coding sequence AAACTCGCTCCCGGCGACAAGCTTGCCGCCGAGCGGGAGCTTTCCAAAAAAATGGATATCGACCGCACCTCCCTGCGAATCGCTCTCAAGCAGCTGGAGGCCCTGGGCGTCCTGGAGATTCGCCAGGGAGACGGCATCTATGTGAAAGACTATATGAAAAATGCCGGACTCGATTTTCTTCGCCTGCTTTTTCTTCAGGAGGAAAAAGAGGGTGAGGGGCCGGTCATTGACGAGTATATCATTGACGAGGCCATGGAGTTCTGGGTGGAGTTCATGCCCCTGATGGTCAAGGTGGCCCTTCGCCGCATCACCCCCCTGCACATAAAGCGGTTCGTGGACACGTTCAACAACGAGCTGGAGGTGATCGGAGACCGGGAAAAGGTTGTCGAATCCGAGCTGTTGCAGCAGGAGATGGTGGCCGAGGCCACGGACAACCTTCTGTTTCTGCTGCTGTCCAATACCACCCGGCCCCTGCGGAAAAAATTTCTGGAGATTTTTGTAAGCCAGCTGGACAAGGAGACCATGCGGCGCCATGTCGAGTTCAAGCGGGCCCTGCTCCGGTCCGACCTGGCTACCGACCCCAGGGGGCCGGAGGTCATCTCCGAAGGATATAAGAAAATGATGATCTACTACCGCGATGTGGCGCGAAAGTCGTGGCAGGTCACGCCTGAAGATGACAAACTGGTAAAACAGTTTATGGCTTCCGTGGATGCCGGGCAAGCGTAA
- a CDS encoding 4Fe-4S binding protein — translation MATGLSLKERFDIPEYDDMAAMHYALLDFDQEKCVQCGLCVSACAGGCILIGSLYRSDFISGQGKARQGFPELDTLPNQTPMCVGCLTCSAACPTGAITIKQPFRPGGRLKKLHQAPEMTPPHRY, via the coding sequence ATGGCCACCGGCTTAAGCCTGAAAGAGCGGTTTGACATTCCCGAATATGACGACATGGCCGCCATGCACTATGCCCTGCTGGATTTTGACCAGGAAAAGTGTGTACAGTGCGGTCTTTGCGTGTCTGCCTGCGCCGGCGGCTGCATTCTTATCGGCAGCCTTTACCGGTCCGATTTTATTTCAGGACAGGGCAAAGCCCGGCAGGGCTTTCCAGAACTGGACACCCTTCCGAACCAGACCCCCATGTGCGTGGGGTGCCTTACCTGCTCGGCGGCCTGCCCCACCGGTGCCATCACCATCAAGCAGCCCTTTCGTCCCGGCGGCCGCCTGAAAAAGCTGCACCAGGCCCCGGAGATGACCCCGCCTCACCGGTATTGA
- a CDS encoding SDR family oxidoreductase gives MSLKRFPEKRILITGAGSGFGRALALEFAKLGWRIGVAEINAERAAESAELIRQAGGRPVEILCDVTKPEDLDAAAALVQKEWGGLDILVNNAGVAAAGLVEKTPLETWDWILALNTKSIILGCRSFIPMLKAQKSGYIVNMASAAGISSLPEMGCYNITKAAAISLSETLRGELAPFNIGVSVICPSFFKTNLMDQFTSPDERQRKMAAAFFKKSRVTADQIARHVVKSVDKKRFYIITQKDARVMWYAKRFFPETYFRIAASIYKKNLMDKYLGVS, from the coding sequence ATGTCTCTTAAAAGATTTCCTGAAAAACGGATTCTGATCACCGGCGCCGGTTCCGGGTTCGGCCGGGCCCTGGCCCTGGAGTTTGCAAAACTGGGGTGGCGCATCGGCGTTGCCGAAATCAACGCGGAGCGGGCCGCCGAGTCGGCCGAACTGATCCGGCAGGCCGGGGGCCGGCCCGTGGAAATTCTCTGCGATGTCACCAAGCCCGAAGACCTGGATGCCGCCGCGGCCCTGGTGCAAAAAGAGTGGGGCGGGCTGGACATTCTGGTCAACAATGCCGGCGTGGCTGCCGCCGGTCTGGTGGAAAAGACCCCTCTGGAGACCTGGGACTGGATTCTGGCGTTAAACACCAAAAGCATTATTCTGGGGTGCCGCTCCTTTATTCCCATGCTCAAGGCCCAGAAGTCCGGCTATATCGTGAACATGGCCTCAGCTGCCGGCATCTCTTCCCTGCCGGAGATGGGGTGCTACAACATCACCAAGGCCGCGGCCATCTCCCTTTCCGAAACACTGCGCGGTGAGCTGGCGCCCTTTAATATCGGTGTGTCGGTGATCTGCCCCTCTTTTTTTAAAACCAACCTCATGGACCAGTTTACATCCCCGGACGAGCGCCAGCGCAAAATGGCGGCCGCTTTTTTCAAAAAATCCAGGGTCACGGCAGACCAGATCGCCCGGCACGTGGTCAAATCCGTGGATAAAAAAAGATTTTATATAATCACCCAGAAAGACGCCCGGGTCATGTGGTATGCCAAGCGGTTTTTTCCGGAAACCTATTTTCGGATCGCGGCCAGCATCTATAAAAAGAACCTGATGGACAAGTACCTGGGGGTTTCGTGA
- a CDS encoding GNAT family N-acetyltransferase — protein sequence MTSISNNDLLSLGDLNLAEFNREFARWNERYEIIESDDLLMTLGADAFPGANFVMRLAPACTPSANELLDRAMAFFQARQRGFSIHVRRHIDTDLEAACEAAGMFKVGNSAGMCLDTPLPDKPEDGSVQVRVIEERQGAVDFADVTVASYKSLGLPEETGKKMFAAPERMLKPHIVPVVAYDHGVPVSVAMALMSHGIAGIYWVGTVETHRRRGLAERCTRIAGNRAFAMGATRVVLQASHMGEPVYQGMGYREFTRYPWYMWFYKKRG from the coding sequence TTGACCAGCATAAGCAACAACGACCTGTTATCTCTCGGTGATTTGAACCTGGCCGAGTTCAACCGGGAGTTTGCCCGGTGGAACGAGAGATACGAAATTATCGAATCCGATGATCTTTTAATGACACTCGGGGCGGACGCCTTTCCCGGCGCCAATTTTGTCATGCGCCTAGCGCCGGCATGCACACCTTCGGCAAACGAACTGCTTGACCGGGCCATGGCCTTTTTTCAAGCGCGCCAGCGCGGGTTTAGCATTCATGTGCGGCGCCACATCGACACGGACCTTGAGGCCGCCTGTGAAGCCGCCGGAATGTTTAAGGTCGGCAATTCCGCCGGCATGTGTCTTGACACCCCGCTGCCGGACAAGCCGGAGGATGGGTCCGTACAGGTCCGGGTGATAGAGGAGAGGCAGGGCGCCGTTGATTTTGCGGACGTTACCGTGGCCAGCTACAAAAGTCTCGGCCTGCCGGAAGAAACGGGAAAAAAGATGTTTGCCGCGCCGGAGCGAATGCTAAAACCCCATATTGTTCCGGTGGTGGCCTATGACCACGGCGTTCCCGTATCCGTGGCCATGGCCCTGATGAGCCACGGCATTGCCGGCATATACTGGGTGGGCACGGTAGAAACCCATCGCCGCCGGGGCCTGGCGGAACGGTGCACGCGAATCGCCGGAAACAGGGCGTTTGCAATGGGGGCGACCCGTGTGGTGCTTCAGGCAAGCCATATGGGCGAGCCGGTGTATCAGGGCATGGGGTATCGGGAGTTTACCCGCTATCCATGGTACATGTGGTTTTACAAGAA